The nucleotide sequence ATAAGCTACCTAGCCAAGCACCAACGATACCTGCAATAATGTTACCAATAATGCCGCCCGGGATGTCTTTACCAAGGATTAGACCTGCTAGCCAACCGATGATGCCACCCATAATCAAGAATAGTAAGAAACTCATTCTGTCCAACTCCTTTTTTAATAATGAATAAGTGCTACACTCTAGATATAACCTTAATCATGACTTTTGAAACATGGAGTTGAAAATAATTTTTAAAACGCCCATTTTTGCAAGCCCTCCGCCGCAGTAAGAAAGAAGGCTGCAGGCATGAAAAAATTAAAGGTACTGGTAAATCCAATCAGAAATTCGGCGTCGTATTCAGCGCACTTCGGCGCCAAGCGTGTTTTGGAAATGGCCGAGCGCCCATTCATGGCCAACCGGGTTGAAACTTGCAACCGCGTCTTGGTGAATCACAATATTGAATCCTTTGTTATAAGCTTCGACAGCCGTATGCAATACACAAATGTCGGTGCAGACGCCCACAATGTGAACTTCTTCGATGCCTCTTTCACGCAGCAGAATTTCCAGATTGGTTCCGGCAAATGCACTGTAACGGGTTTTGTCCATCCAGACAATGCGGTCTTGATGCTGTTCATACACCTCTGAAAGGCGGCCATACAAATTTCTGCCGGCTGTGCCTCGGATATTGTGGTCCGGGAAGAGTTTGGATTCGGGGTGGAAGTCGTTGTTGACTTCATGGAGATCAACTGGAAAAACGACGTAGTCTCCGGCTTGTATAAACTCCTCCGTCAACGAGCAAATCTTTTCTTCAATGGCCTGGCCGGGCTTTCCGCAGGTCAAGGCCCCGTCATCCGCCACGAAATCGACTGTATAATCTACTACTAATAACGCTTTTTTCATCTGTCTGCCTCCTAATCTTTTATCCTCTTAATCTAATCACAATTAAACTTTTAAAAAAAGAGATATTCATTATTGCAAAGAAAAAGAATTTTCTGTATACTCCTTAAAAGGAGATGAGAATATGGTATATGAAAACACTGAGAAATTGAACCGCCAGGCTTTCTGGTTTGTGGTCCTTCATACTTTGCTCATTATCAATTTTGCCATCGATTTTGAGGTGTTCATGTGAAACAGCCATTAAAATAACCTGCTCCCGCATACAAACGGGGAGCAGGTTATTTTAATGGAATAAGTTAATCCCGTTTCAAGCGGGTCAGGGAATCTTTCAGCATCCGGGAAGCCGAGTCGAGCGAGACACCCATGATTTCCTGGATTTCTTCCAGGTTTTTGTGTTCAACCGCGTATAAATGATGGACATAGGCAAAACGGATGTCCCCGGAACGGATCGGCGTGCCGAGAAACGCGGACAGCGATTCGGTATAGTCGGACAGCGATCCCATTTTAAACATGGTGTATTCGTCTTTCACTTTGGATGACAACAGGTAAGGGGTATTGCGGAAAACCGCCCGTTCAATGCCGTCCAGCATCACGGGAATTTCCTTTTCCGTAAATTCGATATGGACCACATAGCCGTCTTTCTTTTCAACGGTCAACTCGAGCACATCGCCGCGGTCGACAAAATCTTCCACTTCGATGGCTGCCATGTCACGCAGGCGAAGCCCGCGCATATATAAGAGGAAAAGAATTTTCGCCGTCAGTGATAATTGGTCGGAATCGAGCACCGACGCCTTCTTTTCCAAAAGAACTTCGTAATTGATATGGATATCAGATGGCCGCAAATCCAGTTTTTGATTGAATTTAAATTTCGGCATAAAATCCACCGGAATCCGGCCGATTCTCCACATATAATCGAACCATTGCCGAATATAAATCAGTTTCCGGTTCAAGGTGCTGTCCTTGATGCCGGTCGCGTATTCTTCCTGCAGAAACTTTTGAATATCAATCGGACGAATTTCATGGGGTTCCACTTGTTTCTTATATGTTTTTCGCAAATAAGCGAACAGCGAGCGGATCAATTGTACTTCATGGACAACCGTATTCGGACTAATGCCATTTTCTAACCGATACTTTTCATAACCATAAGGCATAAAGCAGCACCCCTCCTCCATAATTATCCTTAATTATACCACTAATCCGGAAAAATAGAACGTACTTTCCCTTGGGAAAAGCCTGTAAAACAGCGGTTTTATCAGGTTTTTAGCCTTTTGGGGCTGAATACGCCAGAAACAGGAAAAATTACACGAAAAGAAAGCTTTATTTAAATACGATAAGGGTATGCCTACTATAGAAGTCCATATCACAGATGGGGGATTGCAATGTTTAAAGAAGAGAACGCTAAAATCAGGAAGGCTATTTTACAAGCGGTGGAAGGCTGGCCGGACGAAGTCCTGAACAAGAAACCGTCCATGGATGAATGGTCGCCGATACAGATCCTCGACCACCTTTACCTGATGGAAGGGATGGTGGCTAAAAATGTGGGCCGGCAGTTGGAGAGCGAAAAAAGCGAAAAAGCAGTCAAGAAACCGATCCAGCTGACTGTCAGCCGCATGGTGAAAGTGGACGCACCGAAACACGTCGTGCCGTCCGAGGAATATATTTCCCTTACCGAGATGAAAAAACGGCTGGAAGATTCAAGGGCGCTCTTGCACCGCGTTTACGATGGGACTACGATTGAAGAGCTGGAAAATAAGTCGATGCCCCATCCGGTCTTCGGCAAGGTACCGCTTATCCAGTGGTTCCCATTTGTCGGACTTCACGAGAAACGGCATTTAAAGCAGTTGGAAAAGACCTTGGACAAACTCAAATCAGAAAAGACTGGGTAATTCATAAAACTTATTACAATGTATAAATTTAATGTAATTTACTTATGCTTCTCTTTTCGATATGATGGAGGAGGAGAAAAGACGCTTACCCGGCCTTTTCAAAGATTTAAAGGAGGAACATGATCATGGCAAAAAGCAGTTTGCACAACAGCCGTACTTCTTTTGAGCTAAATGGCAAAACGTATAACTACTATCGTTTAGCTGCTTTAGAAGAAGCAGGAATCGCGAAAGTATCACGCCTTCCTTACTCAATTAAAGTACTTTTGGAATCCGTATTGCGTCAGCATGACGGATATGTCATCAAAGACGAGCATGTAGAAGAATTAGCAAAATGGGGCAAAAACGCCAACAAAGATGCAGAAGTACCATTCAAGCCGTCACGCGTAATCCTTCAGGATTTCACGGGTGTACCGGTTGTCGTTGACTTGGCAGCACTTCGTTCAGCTATGTCTGAACTAGGTGGAGACCCGAACAAAATTAACCCGGATGTACCAGTTGATCTTGTTGTTGACCAC is from Planococcus liqunii and encodes:
- a CDS encoding GlsB/YeaQ/YmgE family stress response membrane protein, whose protein sequence is MSFLLFLIMGGIIGWLAGLILGKDIPGGIIGNIIAGIVGAWLGSLLLGDWGPEIWGVYLIPALIGALVLVFVLSLILGSMRKGRTRRT
- a CDS encoding cysteine hydrolase family protein, coding for MKKALLVVDYTVDFVADDGALTCGKPGQAIEEKICSLTEEFIQAGDYVVFPVDLHEVNNDFHPESKLFPDHNIRGTAGRNLYGRLSEVYEQHQDRIVWMDKTRYSAFAGTNLEILLRERGIEEVHIVGVCTDICVLHTAVEAYNKGFNIVIHQDAVASFNPVGHEWALGHFQNTLGAEVR
- a CDS encoding site-specific integrase, which encodes MPYGYEKYRLENGISPNTVVHEVQLIRSLFAYLRKTYKKQVEPHEIRPIDIQKFLQEEYATGIKDSTLNRKLIYIRQWFDYMWRIGRIPVDFMPKFKFNQKLDLRPSDIHINYEVLLEKKASVLDSDQLSLTAKILFLLYMRGLRLRDMAAIEVEDFVDRGDVLELTVEKKDGYVVHIEFTEKEIPVMLDGIERAVFRNTPYLLSSKVKDEYTMFKMGSLSDYTESLSAFLGTPIRSGDIRFAYVHHLYAVEHKNLEEIQEIMGVSLDSASRMLKDSLTRLKRD
- a CDS encoding DinB family protein, with the protein product MFKEENAKIRKAILQAVEGWPDEVLNKKPSMDEWSPIQILDHLYLMEGMVAKNVGRQLESEKSEKAVKKPIQLTVSRMVKVDAPKHVVPSEEYISLTEMKKRLEDSRALLHRVYDGTTIEELENKSMPHPVFGKVPLIQWFPFVGLHEKRHLKQLEKTLDKLKSEKTG